The Pecten maximus chromosome 6, xPecMax1.1, whole genome shotgun sequence DNA window CAGAGCTTCCCTCCCGACACGTCCACCAGCAGAGATTCCCTCCCGACACGTCCACCAGAAGAGATTCCCTCCCGACACGTCCACAAGCAGAGCCCCCTCCCCCTCAACACGTCCACCAGAAGAGCTTCCCTCCCATCACGTCCACCAGAAGAGCTTCCCTCCCATCACGTCCACCAGAAGAGCTTCCCTCCCATCACGTCCACCAGAAGAGCTTCCCTCCCATCACGTCCACCAGAAGAGCTTCCCTCCCATCACGTCCACCAGCAGAGCTTCCCTCCCATCACGTCCACCAGAAGAGCTTTCCTCCCATCACGTCCACTAGAAGAGCTTCCTTCCCAACACGTCCACTAGAAGAGCTTCCTTCCCAACACGTCCACCAGAAGAGCTTCCCTCCCATCACGTCCACTAGAAGAGCTTCCCTCCCTCCCATCACGTCCACCAACAGAGCTTCCCTCCAACTCGTCAATCAGAAGCGCTTCCATCTCAACATGTCTACTAGCAGAGTCTGTGCCAATATCTCTAACAGACCTCTGTAACCTTCGAATAGGGCCCATAAAAATGTCCCAGACAGAGCTCTGTAGCCATGGAATATTGGCCAGAAGTTTCCCCGACAGAGTTCTATGACCCTGGATTATAGACCAAACCTTTGAGTATGGAGAAAAAAGTCTCCCAGGCAGAGCTCTGTAACCATGGAGTATAGATCAAACATCTCCCAGACACAATTGAATATAGAACATAAGTCTCTAAAGCAGAGCCCTGTCTCCCTTGAGAACAGACCAAACATCTTCCAGACAGAGCTTTTTAACCCTGAAATATGGACTAAAAACCTTTCAGATAGAGCTCTGTCTCCCTGGAGGTCCCAGTCCCGGAATGTAGGTAAAGTTTACAATCAGGAGTTGAAATCTTACTAGAGAGTACATCGAAACCTCTCTGGTGGGAAACATTGCATGCCTAGTAACAAATTCGTCACAAAGACTAAGTAATATTCATatgaattcataaaaaaaaaagaaatagttGATTTATTTGTAGTGTTTTGCCGTCGATACTGTCTTGTCGATTTATGGTCacaaaaatagaaacaaaatatgttttgctTTATTAGCACCTGTATTAGGTTACCGTAGGTCgattatgtgtttaccattattatttatttatcattattatttatttatcattattatttatctatcattattatttatttatcatgaTTATTGTTATTAAAAGGTGTGCGAGATGGGAAAGGAATATCGTTCTTGGCCAGTATAAACACAGACTGATATGGGATGTTTTCTTTAATGGTTAGTAAAGACAGTTTATTGTCTTAACGGCAAGGATCTTTAATAATTGGAATGGTAAATTAGTCTTGTCGCCATGGAGACGGTGACAACATTCGTCTTGCTGGTTGCCCTGTCGTGTTTGATGTTGACTCCGAAAGCAATCGTCTAAAAGGTTACTTAGTAGCGCATTGCAATAGTTATTCGAGTGAGTCGGAAGCGGACAAACAGGTCCGGAAATTTAAGCAGATAATACTGATCCAAACTCATACAGACGCGACGAGTTGGTTAAAATCTGAACTCGATTGATTAGCAAAGAATTGGGAACCAGAAATAAGTTTGCTCCTGTCTTATGCGGGAATGGGGTGGGGTGGGAGgggggttggggtggggtaggggtaGGGGGTGGGGTAGGGGGTAGGGGATGGGAGGAGTTCTAAAATATCCTGTCATGATGGACACCTTTGTTCTAATTTTGTATACAATGAACTAATATTGTATACAACGTACTAatcttgtatacaatgtactaatcttgtatacaatgtacttataatgtatacagattACTAACAGTTTATTCAATGTACTAatcttatatacaatgtactaatcttatatacaatgtactaatctcgtgtaaaatattctaataatgtatacactgtatcaataTTGTATGCAAAGTgcttaaaatgtatacaatatactaaatttGTATACGATGTAcgtataatgtatacaatgtattaatattgtatataaagtacaaaaatgtatacaacGATATAatcttgtatacaatgtactgcAATGTACATACAACAAGAACAAGTATAGAAACGGAACTAAGATATACCAGTCATTGAGAAAATACTTCCATTCTAACTAAAACATTCTTGTCACTtctttaaatacaaattaattgtTTGTGAATTTGCCATGAATTAGATAAAACTGCATTATTGTCTTCCCGCATTTGACTATTTTACAGCAAACCCACATCACTTGTAAGGACCCCGGTAAAGAGACGAGGAACACCGGTAAGGCTGAAATCGATTTTCCTTGTCTTCCTGTGTAATACGCCACAATTTTAAGAGTTGTCATGTCAGCAAAAAATGCTGACTTGTGATTGATTTAGCTCTGT harbors:
- the LOC117329971 gene encoding proline-rich receptor-like protein kinase PERK9, yielding MSTCNSKGLDNRRKRFPPNTSIRRASFPTRPPEELPSHHVHQKSFPPITSTRRASLPTLPSAELPSRHVHQKSFPPITSTRRASLPSRPPEELPSHHKSFPPDTSTSRASLPTRPPAELPSRHVHQQSFPPITSTSRASLPTLPSAELPSRHVHQQRFPPDTSTRRDSLPTRPQAEPPPPQHVHQKSFPPITSTRRASLPSRPPEELPSHHVHQKSFPPITSTRRASLPSRPPAELPSHHVHQKSFPPITSTRRASFPTRPLEELPSQHVHQKSFPPITSTRRASLPPITSTNRASLQLVNQKRFHLNMSTSRVCANISNRPL